GAGTAATCTACCCATTAAGGCACTGCAAGAAACATTCAAGGCAACCTTTGGCCGTGAGACGACTGTTAAGGACAAGACTTGGCTGAAAAGGAGGATTACAATGGGACTTACTAATTCCTGTAATGTACCAACAACTAACCTGACGATTACAAACAACAAGCTAGTTGGAAATCAAGATTTGACTGATGATGTAAGAGCTACTGATCATGTCAATGGACATTCAAATGCTTTTGGACATAGTCTCAGTGAAGACTTTTCATGTGAAGAGAGGGCTGCGAAAAGGGTTAGGAAACCTACAAGAAGATACATTGAAGAACTTTCAGAAACCGATGAGAAACAGCCAGTGGTTACTTCAAAAGATCAGAAGCTATCAGAAAAATCTGAGGTGAGGTCTATTAGCGTCTCCTTAGGGAAGAGAGTCACCGTCACCAGGGTGGTGTCCCTTGCTGGATCTGAAATTGTGGTTCCTTATGTTTCCCTTGTCCGGAGAAGCCGTCCAAGAGAGAACATCATGGCTCTTATGGTATTTGCCTATTTGGCTttgcttttctttcttttttttctaaagttgGAATGTATTTAAAAAGGACAATGCAACATTGTTTAGGAATGTCACTCCAGTTGCTTGGAGGCAAAAGCTAATTCAGGAGAGAGTAACATGCTACACAGTGAAGTGCTAAAGTCTGCTTCTGGACCAGACCAGAAAGAAGTAAGACATAcctgttttttttggttctgtCTATTTAGTTTCGTCATTCTACTTTGCAGACAGTAGAGAATAAGATTTAATGCAGATATGATACAGTTTCTCGTTGCAAATGCAGTTAGCTACAAGTAGGAGCAACAATGAGGAGGATGTTCTCACTGAGGTTGATCAAGACATGGAGCCAGAGAACATAGACTCATCTGGAAATAGCTCAGATGACAATAGTAACATTGGCTTGCCAGCGATGCCAGGTGGTGGACTTAGAAGGAAGCATCACCGAGCTTGGACCCTATCTGAGGTTACACAATTAGTAGAAGGTGTAGCCAAGTATGGAGCTGGGAAGTGGTCTGAAATCAAAAAGCTTTCGTTTTCATCTCATTCGTACCGTACCTCTGTAGATCTCAAGGTAATTCAACTTCTTAACCTCTCTTGAGATAGTCCTATCAATCTAGGCTTTGTTTATGATCAATCTCTTGTAATTTTGTAGGACAAATGGCGAAATCTTCTGAGAACAAGCTTTGCTCAGAGTCCCTCAAACAGCATggtacctctctctctctctctatatatatatcatccCTTCAGCTtgtaaacttcttttttttttctttgccaaCAAAACCTTGTGAATATGTGTGGGGGTTGTGTTTCCAGGGAAGTCTCAAGAAACATGGATCGATGCACATTCCTATGCAGATTCTGTTGCAGGTAAGGGAGCTCGCAGAGAAGCAAGCACTGGTCCCACCGAATCACctataaaataagattattcGAGATGAGGAAACAAGATCCAACTCCTTGTAGCTGAGTTTTGTAAAAGAGCAACCAAGTTAGGAAGCTTTGGTCTAAAACTATGGTATTTGTCTAAAGATGAAActgattttggttttattttgacAAGAAATAAGAGGAACAGATTTTCTCAAAAAGATCAcaagttaattattaaataatcaaaGTGGCCAAACAACTACATTGCAGTCTTCAAACTAATTTATACGTAATAAACATACACAGGTTATATACCTATACTCCGTTTATGTATTTCATTGAACCAACAAGATGTTGAAAGTGCTTTAAAGATTTAGTTAACGATGTTTGCTTTAGCCCACATATGCCTCCCTGTTCCTTGCGCTGGTGGATATTGATCAGTCTACTCCGAACCAACACAACGCTTTACATTCACATCTCCGTTGTAAGACATGGACGGTT
The sequence above is drawn from the Raphanus sativus cultivar WK10039 chromosome 7, ASM80110v3, whole genome shotgun sequence genome and encodes:
- the LOC108814221 gene encoding uncharacterized protein LOC108814221, yielding MGTVVGTVEDCIEMFESSAAQTRITPFSPINQIGNPVAYKLVRVAGDGRLVPATDKEIFEVNETDMHTESDACQSVGYLPAQGLPSRLSQLEETSQAISSGLLQFDYVEPYTDQVNSQLECNEMLQKVDQDERLVNVMIDGPHMLSTPPDANIQCCNENKIFDEDHVQHEPLLQQQPIPFSSNTVEPCSNAEASPKETATTAQKPDFSLVRGEICLSNLPIKALQETFKATFGRETTVKDKTWLKRRITMGLTNSCNVPTTNLTITNNKLVGNQDLTDDVRATDHVNGHSNAFGHSLSEDFSCEERAAKRVRKPTRRYIEELSETDEKQPVVTSKDQKLSEKSEVRSISVSLGKRVTVTRVVSLAGSEIVVPYVSLVRRSRPRENIMALMECHSSCLEAKANSGESNMLHSEVLKSASGPDQKELATSRSNNEEDVLTEVDQDMEPENIDSSGNSSDDNSNIGLPAMPGGGLRRKHHRAWTLSEVTQLVEGVAKYGAGKWSEIKKLSFSSHSYRTSVDLKDKWRNLLRTSFAQSPSNSMGSLKKHGSMHIPMQILLQVRELAEKQALVPPNHL